One stretch of Oryzias latipes chromosome 7, ASM223467v1 DNA includes these proteins:
- the LOC101175320 gene encoding protein SOGA1 isoform X3, giving the protein MLEMRDMFQEEEVYQLQELKLQLEQANKTCRILQYRLRKAERRSIRVAQTGLVDGELVRSLEHDIKVAKSVSFRLYNELEVVQKKNAQLEWENEALRERTQELEVANQVLQSEVEKAREISLKKRSVKSPGTKAERRLSQQMEEDSADLKCQLHFAKEELALMCKKLTKLVSESEAMREELAKYQTGFSGAEAAQSPEGRQNCALAREAEVKVHLKLVEEEAMLLSRRIVELEVENRGLRAEMSNLREKVDGGGGEEEDALVENRSVNVQQKDVEGSTCESEEGKGGQAPAVSHVTRDGHVGGDSANSQESEKNKNIKEKLKRMTVKDYETLVALRDHSCILTSVIQLLKTPLRNGHSSPPSCAPTSPLDLSSNGKFHGPLNEALELLQTMLVAFTRRMKRLLGEQEECKSSAHKDGGAGNSAVFSDAESIKESQMKHESMELCTAEGEQNAKQEEETDMESCGDPTMRQSLQILWILHQWWNFKGLGLEGKEGRDKALPVLLGLLQDLSAELQDSSKAAVTPGQKAERSISNVFHDGGLTELHRNRSSKGEQPKRLFPPHGSRRKNWCYLNQEAAQVDREDPVKTWDHLIMPLSFPDLNLQQASARRSNTAPEKSGVRIYYSPPSARRVQLAQLKSQSAGRGSGDTSSPWFTPPTSMTQICLGSSANLSDDMKEMTAGWRQAVRGGSQRRGRAVGRCVDVACSGTQTQTEPQMVSVGQQTDGTPGSVVRSSPSRVPGSSLLSARPQNISASLDGIAGRVERSRTSSPKLYRRHSSLPLSTSLTSSTPKDQTLWSLSRQNHSGLRSGPGQNSSTKPPSRSAGANRCGLVTEFLRRVSGRADKTASESGQKGKGGAKNLERVPPKPHAAALHRNDSVTRIVNQRFMKQREETSRAQGEDKGSGPSHRTRQSSSTVTTEEGSYECSSSSTLTFCFARPSRCSQRPTSAPGKLYKHKYSAPARAAADSNIG; this is encoded by the exons ATGTTGGAGATGCGAGACATGttccaggaggaggaggtgtacCAGCTGCAGgaactgaagctgcagctggagCAGGCCAACAAGACCTGTCGCATCCTCCAGTACCGCCTCCGCAAAGCCGAGCGCCGCAGCATCCGGGTGGCTCAGACTGGGCTGGTGGACGGGGAGCTGGTCAGGAGCCTGGAGCACGACATAAAA GTTGCAAAGAGTGTGTCCTTCCGATTGTACAACGAGCTGGAGGTGGTGCAGAAGAAAAATGCTCAGCTGGAGTGGGAGAATGAGGCACTGAGGGAGAGGACGCAGGAGCTGGAGGTGGCTAATCAGGTCCTCCAATCTGAGGTGGAGAAAGCCAGAGAG atctCTTTGAAGAAGAGGAGTGTGAAATCACCAGGCACGAAAGCAGAAAGGAGGCTTTCTCAGCAGATGGAG GAGGACAGCGCTGATCTGAAGTGCCAGCTCCATTTTGCCAAAGAGGAGTTGGCTCTCATGTGCAAGAAGCTCACCAAGCTGGTGTCTGAGAGCGAGGCCATGCGGGAGGAGCTGGCCAAATACCAAACGGGGTTCAGCGGCGCCGAAGCGGCCCAGTCGCCTGAAGGCAGACAAAACTGCGCCTTAGCCCGGGAGGCAGAGGTCAAAGTTCACCTAAAGCTTGTGGAGGAGGAGGCCATGCTTTTGAGCCGGCGCATCGTTGAGCTAGAGGTGGAGAACCGAGGGCTGCGAGCTGAAATGAGTAACCTCAGAGAGAAAGtagatggaggaggaggggaggaggaagaTGCTTTAGTGGAAAACCGGTCAGTGAATGTGCAGCAGAAGGATGTAGAGGGTAGTACGTGTGAGTCAGAAGAAGGAAAAGGGGGTCAGGCGCCCGCCGTCAGTCATGTGACCCGGGACGGTCATGTAGGTGGCGACTCAGCTAACAGTCAGGAAAGTGAAAAGAACAAGAACATTAAGGAAAAGCTGAAAAGGATGACAGTAAAGGATTATGAGACTTTGGTCGCTCTCAGAGATCACTCCTGCATTTTGACTTCAGTCATTCAGCTCCTGAAGACTCCTCTAAGAAATGGCCACAGCTCGCCTCCCTCCTGTGCTCCCACTTCTCCGCTGGACCTGAGCTCGAACGGCAAGTTTCATGGCCCTTTGAATGAAGctttggagctgctgcagaccATGCTGGTGGCTTTTACCAGAAGGATGAAGAGGCTTCTGGGAGAACAAGAGGAATGCAAAAGCTCTGCTCACAAGGATGGAGGTGCCGGCAATTCCGCTGTTTTCTCCGATGCAGAAAGCATCAAAGAGTCACAGATGAAACATGAGAGCATGGAGCTGTGTACTGCAGAGGGAGAGCAAAACGCAAAGCAGGAGGAAGAAACAGACATGGAAAGCTGCGGGGATCCAACGATGCGACAGTCGCTGCAGATCCTCTGGATCCTCCATCAGTGGTGGAACTTTAAAGGGCTCGGTCTGGAGGGAAAGGAG GGTAGAGACAAAGCGCTGCCAGTGCTTCTCGGGCTGCTGCAAGACCTCAGTGCTGAGCTTCAAGACAGCAGCAAGGCTGCAGTGACTCCAGGGCAGAAAGCTGAG CGCTCCATCTCTAATGTTTTTCATGATGGGGGACTCACAGAACTTCACAG aAACCGCAGCTCAAAAGGTGAACAACCAAAACGGCTGTTTCCTCCACACGGCTCCAGGAGGAAGAACTGGTGCTATTTGAACCAGGAGGCTGCTCAGGTGGATAGAGAAGACCCCGTGAAGACCTGGGACCATCTCATCATGCCGCTCAGCTTCCCTGATCTTAACCTTCAGCAGGCGTCTGCGAGGAGAAGCAACACAGCTCCGGAGAAGTCCGGCGTCCGCATTTACTACAGCCCCCCCTCTGCCCGGAGAGTCCAGCTGGCTCAGCTGAAGAGCCAGAGTGCAGGAAGAGGATCGGGGGACACCTCCTCTCCTTGGTTCACGCCGCCCACCTCCATGACTCAGATCTGTCTGGGCTCCTCTGCAAACCTGAGCGACGACATGAAGGAGATGACGGCCGGCTGGAGGCAGGCGGTGCGAGGCGGCTCCCAGAGAAGAGGAAGGGCGGTGGGCCGCTGCGTGGATGTGGCCTGCTCTGGTACCCAGACCCAAACGGAGCCACAGATGGTCAGTGTCGGTCAACAAACAGATGGGACTCCGGGGTCTGTGGTGAGGAGCAGCCCCTCCAGAGTCCCAGGATCCTCGCTGCTCTCAGCCCGCCCTCAGAACATCTCCGCCTCTCTGGATGGGATAGCAGGCCGGGTGGAGAGGTCCAGAACCTCCTCTCCTAAACTTTACCGTAGACATTCCTCCCTGCCCCTCTCCACCAGCCTAACCTCCTCCACCCCCAAAGATCAAACTCTGTGGAGTTTGTCGCGCCAAAACCACTCTGGCCTGAGATCCGGCCCAGGGCAGAACAGCAGCACCAAGCCACCCAGCAGGTCTGCAGGCGCCAACCGGTGTGGCCTGGTAACAGAGTTCCTGCGCAGAGTGAGCGGCCGGGCGGACAAAACGGCATCAGAGTCAGGGCAGAAGGGCAAGGGCGGCGCCAAAAACCTGGAGCGCGTTCCGCCGAAACCTCATGCTGCAGCGTTGCACAGGAACGACAGCGTGACCAGGATAGTAAACCAGAGGTTCATGAAGCAGAGAGAAGAGACCAGCAGGGCTCAGGGAGAGGACAAGGGCAGCGGGCCGAGCCACAGAACCAGACAGAGCAGCAGCACCGTCACTACAGAG GAGGGAAGCTACGAATGCAGCTCCAGCAGCACGCTGACCTTCTGCTTCGCCCGTCCGTCCCGCTGCAGTCAGAGACCAACATCTGCCCCAGGAAAGCTCTACAAACACAAATACTCAGCACCCGCGAGAGCAGCTGCTGACTCCAACATTGGCTGA
- the LOC101175320 gene encoding uncharacterized protein LOC101175320 isoform X1: MTKDGDRSAKSALGSQTQSKTHKQISVQRKKRNEPSSKDAERCSSVKTNQREASVVTGAAGIEGKVVSPNVGACAQRKLSDASNASEDLSKDSGCASGKVSSSDSSSEISDCTSEDNKRASPTSDNDLSWIDGGAYETPRTRHDKPRAPGGVCALRRDAAGGDLRLVTSAGAIMDLMMGETTDHLMREVEDLRSENEYLKDEVEELRCEMLEMRDMFQEEEVYQLQELKLQLEQANKTCRILQYRLRKAERRSIRVAQTGLVDGELVRSLEHDIKVAKSVSFRLYNELEVVQKKNAQLEWENEALRERTQELEVANQVLQSEVEKAREISLKKRSVKSPGTKAERRLSQQMEEDSADLKCQLHFAKEELALMCKKLTKLVSESEAMREELAKYQTGFSGAEAAQSPEGRQNCALAREAEVKVHLKLVEEEAMLLSRRIVELEVENRGLRAEMSNLREKVDGGGGEEEDALVENRSVNVQQKDVEGSTCESEEGKGGQAPAVSHVTRDGHVGGDSANSQESEKNKNIKEKLKRMTVKDYETLVALRDHSCILTSVIQLLKTPLRNGHSSPPSCAPTSPLDLSSNGKFHGPLNEALELLQTMLVAFTRRMKRLLGEQEECKSSAHKDGGAGNSAVFSDAESIKESQMKHESMELCTAEGEQNAKQEEETDMESCGDPTMRQSLQILWILHQWWNFKGLGLEGKEGRDKALPVLLGLLQDLSAELQDSSKAAVTPGQKAERSISNVFHDGGLTELHRNRSSKGEQPKRLFPPHGSRRKNWCYLNQEAAQVDREDPVKTWDHLIMPLSFPDLNLQQASARRSNTAPEKSGVRIYYSPPSARRVQLAQLKSQSAGRGSGDTSSPWFTPPTSMTQICLGSSANLSDDMKEMTAGWRQAVRGGSQRRGRAVGRCVDVACSGTQTQTEPQMVSVGQQTDGTPGSVVRSSPSRVPGSSLLSARPQNISASLDGIAGRVERSRTSSPKLYRRHSSLPLSTSLTSSTPKDQTLWSLSRQNHSGLRSGPGQNSSTKPPSRSAGANRCGLVTEFLRRVSGRADKTASESGQKGKGGAKNLERVPPKPHAAALHRNDSVTRIVNQRFMKQREETSRAQGEDKGSGPSHRTRQSSSTVTTEEGSYECSSSSTLTFCFARPSRCSQRPTSAPGKLYKHKYSAPARAAADSNIG, translated from the exons ATGACCAAGGACGGTGACAGGAGCGCAAAGTCTGCGCTCGGCAGCCAGACGCAATCCAAGACGCACAAGCAGATCTCGGTTCAGAGAAAGAAGAGGAACGAGCCGTCATCCAAAGATGCAGAAAGATGCTCTTCTGTGAAGACAAATCAGCGGGAGGCTTCAGTGGTCACGGGAGCAGCGGGAATCGAGGGGAAAGTAGTTTCTCCAAATGTCGGAGCCTGCGCGCAGAGAAAGCTGTCTGACGCCAGCAACGCCTCCGAGGACTTGAGCAAGGACTCCGGCTGCGCGTCTGGGAAAGTTTCCTCCTCGGACAGCAGCTCGGAGATCTCTGACTGCACTTCGGAGGATAACAAGCGCGCCTCACCGACCAGCGATAACGACTTAAGCTGGATCGACGGCGGGGCTTATGAGACTCCGAGAACACGCCACGACAAACCACGCGCGCCGGGAGGAGTCTGCGCGCTCCGGCGGGATGCAGCTGGAGGAGACCTCCGCTTGGTCACCTCCGCGGGGGCGATCATGGATCTCATGATGGGGGAAACCACCGACCACCTCATGAGGGAGGTGGAAGACTTGAGGTCGGAGAATGAGTATTTGAAA gATGAGGTGGAGGAGCTTCGTTGTGAGATGTTGGAGATGCGAGACATGttccaggaggaggaggtgtacCAGCTGCAGgaactgaagctgcagctggagCAGGCCAACAAGACCTGTCGCATCCTCCAGTACCGCCTCCGCAAAGCCGAGCGCCGCAGCATCCGGGTGGCTCAGACTGGGCTGGTGGACGGGGAGCTGGTCAGGAGCCTGGAGCACGACATAAAA GTTGCAAAGAGTGTGTCCTTCCGATTGTACAACGAGCTGGAGGTGGTGCAGAAGAAAAATGCTCAGCTGGAGTGGGAGAATGAGGCACTGAGGGAGAGGACGCAGGAGCTGGAGGTGGCTAATCAGGTCCTCCAATCTGAGGTGGAGAAAGCCAGAGAG atctCTTTGAAGAAGAGGAGTGTGAAATCACCAGGCACGAAAGCAGAAAGGAGGCTTTCTCAGCAGATGGAG GAGGACAGCGCTGATCTGAAGTGCCAGCTCCATTTTGCCAAAGAGGAGTTGGCTCTCATGTGCAAGAAGCTCACCAAGCTGGTGTCTGAGAGCGAGGCCATGCGGGAGGAGCTGGCCAAATACCAAACGGGGTTCAGCGGCGCCGAAGCGGCCCAGTCGCCTGAAGGCAGACAAAACTGCGCCTTAGCCCGGGAGGCAGAGGTCAAAGTTCACCTAAAGCTTGTGGAGGAGGAGGCCATGCTTTTGAGCCGGCGCATCGTTGAGCTAGAGGTGGAGAACCGAGGGCTGCGAGCTGAAATGAGTAACCTCAGAGAGAAAGtagatggaggaggaggggaggaggaagaTGCTTTAGTGGAAAACCGGTCAGTGAATGTGCAGCAGAAGGATGTAGAGGGTAGTACGTGTGAGTCAGAAGAAGGAAAAGGGGGTCAGGCGCCCGCCGTCAGTCATGTGACCCGGGACGGTCATGTAGGTGGCGACTCAGCTAACAGTCAGGAAAGTGAAAAGAACAAGAACATTAAGGAAAAGCTGAAAAGGATGACAGTAAAGGATTATGAGACTTTGGTCGCTCTCAGAGATCACTCCTGCATTTTGACTTCAGTCATTCAGCTCCTGAAGACTCCTCTAAGAAATGGCCACAGCTCGCCTCCCTCCTGTGCTCCCACTTCTCCGCTGGACCTGAGCTCGAACGGCAAGTTTCATGGCCCTTTGAATGAAGctttggagctgctgcagaccATGCTGGTGGCTTTTACCAGAAGGATGAAGAGGCTTCTGGGAGAACAAGAGGAATGCAAAAGCTCTGCTCACAAGGATGGAGGTGCCGGCAATTCCGCTGTTTTCTCCGATGCAGAAAGCATCAAAGAGTCACAGATGAAACATGAGAGCATGGAGCTGTGTACTGCAGAGGGAGAGCAAAACGCAAAGCAGGAGGAAGAAACAGACATGGAAAGCTGCGGGGATCCAACGATGCGACAGTCGCTGCAGATCCTCTGGATCCTCCATCAGTGGTGGAACTTTAAAGGGCTCGGTCTGGAGGGAAAGGAG GGTAGAGACAAAGCGCTGCCAGTGCTTCTCGGGCTGCTGCAAGACCTCAGTGCTGAGCTTCAAGACAGCAGCAAGGCTGCAGTGACTCCAGGGCAGAAAGCTGAG CGCTCCATCTCTAATGTTTTTCATGATGGGGGACTCACAGAACTTCACAG aAACCGCAGCTCAAAAGGTGAACAACCAAAACGGCTGTTTCCTCCACACGGCTCCAGGAGGAAGAACTGGTGCTATTTGAACCAGGAGGCTGCTCAGGTGGATAGAGAAGACCCCGTGAAGACCTGGGACCATCTCATCATGCCGCTCAGCTTCCCTGATCTTAACCTTCAGCAGGCGTCTGCGAGGAGAAGCAACACAGCTCCGGAGAAGTCCGGCGTCCGCATTTACTACAGCCCCCCCTCTGCCCGGAGAGTCCAGCTGGCTCAGCTGAAGAGCCAGAGTGCAGGAAGAGGATCGGGGGACACCTCCTCTCCTTGGTTCACGCCGCCCACCTCCATGACTCAGATCTGTCTGGGCTCCTCTGCAAACCTGAGCGACGACATGAAGGAGATGACGGCCGGCTGGAGGCAGGCGGTGCGAGGCGGCTCCCAGAGAAGAGGAAGGGCGGTGGGCCGCTGCGTGGATGTGGCCTGCTCTGGTACCCAGACCCAAACGGAGCCACAGATGGTCAGTGTCGGTCAACAAACAGATGGGACTCCGGGGTCTGTGGTGAGGAGCAGCCCCTCCAGAGTCCCAGGATCCTCGCTGCTCTCAGCCCGCCCTCAGAACATCTCCGCCTCTCTGGATGGGATAGCAGGCCGGGTGGAGAGGTCCAGAACCTCCTCTCCTAAACTTTACCGTAGACATTCCTCCCTGCCCCTCTCCACCAGCCTAACCTCCTCCACCCCCAAAGATCAAACTCTGTGGAGTTTGTCGCGCCAAAACCACTCTGGCCTGAGATCCGGCCCAGGGCAGAACAGCAGCACCAAGCCACCCAGCAGGTCTGCAGGCGCCAACCGGTGTGGCCTGGTAACAGAGTTCCTGCGCAGAGTGAGCGGCCGGGCGGACAAAACGGCATCAGAGTCAGGGCAGAAGGGCAAGGGCGGCGCCAAAAACCTGGAGCGCGTTCCGCCGAAACCTCATGCTGCAGCGTTGCACAGGAACGACAGCGTGACCAGGATAGTAAACCAGAGGTTCATGAAGCAGAGAGAAGAGACCAGCAGGGCTCAGGGAGAGGACAAGGGCAGCGGGCCGAGCCACAGAACCAGACAGAGCAGCAGCACCGTCACTACAGAG GAGGGAAGCTACGAATGCAGCTCCAGCAGCACGCTGACCTTCTGCTTCGCCCGTCCGTCCCGCTGCAGTCAGAGACCAACATCTGCCCCAGGAAAGCTCTACAAACACAAATACTCAGCACCCGCGAGAGCAGCTGCTGACTCCAACATTGGCTGA
- the LOC101175320 gene encoding uncharacterized protein LOC101175320 isoform X2 — MTKDGDRSAKSALGSQTQSKTHKQISVQRKKRNEPSSKDAERCSSVKTNQREASVVTGAAGIEGKVVSPNVGACAQRKLSDASNASEDLSKDSGCASGKVSSSDSSSEISDCTSEDNKRASPTSDNDLSWIDGGAYETPRTRHDKPRAPGGVCALRRDAAGGDLRLVTSAGAIMDLMMGETTDHLMREVEDLRSENEYLKDEVEELRCEMLEMRDMFQEEEVYQLQELKLQLEQANKTCRILQYRLRKAERRSIRVAQTGLVDGELVRSLEHDIKVAKSVSFRLYNELEVVQKKNAQLEWENEALRERTQELEVANQVLQSEVEKAREISLKKRSVKSPGTKAERRLSQQMEEDSADLKCQLHFAKEELALMCKKLTKLVSESEAMREELAKYQTGFSGAEAAQSPEGRQNCALAREAEVKVHLKLVEEEAMLLSRRIVELEVENRGLRAEMSNLREKVDGGGGEEEDALVENRSVNVQQKDVEGSTCESEEGKGGQAPAVSHVTRDGHVGGDSANSQESEKNKNIKEKLKRMTVKDYETLVALRDHSCILTSVIQLLKTPLRNGHSSPPSCAPTSPLDLSSNGKFHGPLNEALELLQTMLVAFTRRMKRLLGEQEECKSSAHKDGGAGNSAVFSDAESIKESQMKHESMELCTAEGEQNAKQEEETDMESCGDPTMRQSLQILWILHQWWNFKGLGLEGKEGRDKALPVLLGLLQDLSAELQDSSKAAVTPGQKAERSISNVFHDGGLTELHRNRSSKGEQPKRLFPPHGSRRKNWCYLNQEAAQVDREDPVKTWDHLIMPLSFPDLNLQQASARRSNTAPEKSGVRIYYSPPSARRVQLAQLKSQSAGRGSGDTSSPWFTPPTSMTQICLGSSANLSDDMKEMTAGWRQAVRGGSQRRGRAVGRCVDVACSGTQTQTEPQMVSVGQQTDGTPGSVVRSSPSRVPGSSLLSARPQNISASLDGIAGRVERSRTSSPKLYRRHSSLPLSTSLTSSTPKDQTLWSLSRQNHSGLRSGPGQNSSTKPPSRSAGANRCGLVTEFLRRVSGRADKTASESGQKGKGGAKNLERVPPKPHAAALHRNDSVTRIVNQRFMKQREETSRAQGEDKGSGPSHRTRQSSSTVTTEDFTFLCVLNPPKVSRNVLAK; from the exons ATGACCAAGGACGGTGACAGGAGCGCAAAGTCTGCGCTCGGCAGCCAGACGCAATCCAAGACGCACAAGCAGATCTCGGTTCAGAGAAAGAAGAGGAACGAGCCGTCATCCAAAGATGCAGAAAGATGCTCTTCTGTGAAGACAAATCAGCGGGAGGCTTCAGTGGTCACGGGAGCAGCGGGAATCGAGGGGAAAGTAGTTTCTCCAAATGTCGGAGCCTGCGCGCAGAGAAAGCTGTCTGACGCCAGCAACGCCTCCGAGGACTTGAGCAAGGACTCCGGCTGCGCGTCTGGGAAAGTTTCCTCCTCGGACAGCAGCTCGGAGATCTCTGACTGCACTTCGGAGGATAACAAGCGCGCCTCACCGACCAGCGATAACGACTTAAGCTGGATCGACGGCGGGGCTTATGAGACTCCGAGAACACGCCACGACAAACCACGCGCGCCGGGAGGAGTCTGCGCGCTCCGGCGGGATGCAGCTGGAGGAGACCTCCGCTTGGTCACCTCCGCGGGGGCGATCATGGATCTCATGATGGGGGAAACCACCGACCACCTCATGAGGGAGGTGGAAGACTTGAGGTCGGAGAATGAGTATTTGAAA gATGAGGTGGAGGAGCTTCGTTGTGAGATGTTGGAGATGCGAGACATGttccaggaggaggaggtgtacCAGCTGCAGgaactgaagctgcagctggagCAGGCCAACAAGACCTGTCGCATCCTCCAGTACCGCCTCCGCAAAGCCGAGCGCCGCAGCATCCGGGTGGCTCAGACTGGGCTGGTGGACGGGGAGCTGGTCAGGAGCCTGGAGCACGACATAAAA GTTGCAAAGAGTGTGTCCTTCCGATTGTACAACGAGCTGGAGGTGGTGCAGAAGAAAAATGCTCAGCTGGAGTGGGAGAATGAGGCACTGAGGGAGAGGACGCAGGAGCTGGAGGTGGCTAATCAGGTCCTCCAATCTGAGGTGGAGAAAGCCAGAGAG atctCTTTGAAGAAGAGGAGTGTGAAATCACCAGGCACGAAAGCAGAAAGGAGGCTTTCTCAGCAGATGGAG GAGGACAGCGCTGATCTGAAGTGCCAGCTCCATTTTGCCAAAGAGGAGTTGGCTCTCATGTGCAAGAAGCTCACCAAGCTGGTGTCTGAGAGCGAGGCCATGCGGGAGGAGCTGGCCAAATACCAAACGGGGTTCAGCGGCGCCGAAGCGGCCCAGTCGCCTGAAGGCAGACAAAACTGCGCCTTAGCCCGGGAGGCAGAGGTCAAAGTTCACCTAAAGCTTGTGGAGGAGGAGGCCATGCTTTTGAGCCGGCGCATCGTTGAGCTAGAGGTGGAGAACCGAGGGCTGCGAGCTGAAATGAGTAACCTCAGAGAGAAAGtagatggaggaggaggggaggaggaagaTGCTTTAGTGGAAAACCGGTCAGTGAATGTGCAGCAGAAGGATGTAGAGGGTAGTACGTGTGAGTCAGAAGAAGGAAAAGGGGGTCAGGCGCCCGCCGTCAGTCATGTGACCCGGGACGGTCATGTAGGTGGCGACTCAGCTAACAGTCAGGAAAGTGAAAAGAACAAGAACATTAAGGAAAAGCTGAAAAGGATGACAGTAAAGGATTATGAGACTTTGGTCGCTCTCAGAGATCACTCCTGCATTTTGACTTCAGTCATTCAGCTCCTGAAGACTCCTCTAAGAAATGGCCACAGCTCGCCTCCCTCCTGTGCTCCCACTTCTCCGCTGGACCTGAGCTCGAACGGCAAGTTTCATGGCCCTTTGAATGAAGctttggagctgctgcagaccATGCTGGTGGCTTTTACCAGAAGGATGAAGAGGCTTCTGGGAGAACAAGAGGAATGCAAAAGCTCTGCTCACAAGGATGGAGGTGCCGGCAATTCCGCTGTTTTCTCCGATGCAGAAAGCATCAAAGAGTCACAGATGAAACATGAGAGCATGGAGCTGTGTACTGCAGAGGGAGAGCAAAACGCAAAGCAGGAGGAAGAAACAGACATGGAAAGCTGCGGGGATCCAACGATGCGACAGTCGCTGCAGATCCTCTGGATCCTCCATCAGTGGTGGAACTTTAAAGGGCTCGGTCTGGAGGGAAAGGAG GGTAGAGACAAAGCGCTGCCAGTGCTTCTCGGGCTGCTGCAAGACCTCAGTGCTGAGCTTCAAGACAGCAGCAAGGCTGCAGTGACTCCAGGGCAGAAAGCTGAG CGCTCCATCTCTAATGTTTTTCATGATGGGGGACTCACAGAACTTCACAG aAACCGCAGCTCAAAAGGTGAACAACCAAAACGGCTGTTTCCTCCACACGGCTCCAGGAGGAAGAACTGGTGCTATTTGAACCAGGAGGCTGCTCAGGTGGATAGAGAAGACCCCGTGAAGACCTGGGACCATCTCATCATGCCGCTCAGCTTCCCTGATCTTAACCTTCAGCAGGCGTCTGCGAGGAGAAGCAACACAGCTCCGGAGAAGTCCGGCGTCCGCATTTACTACAGCCCCCCCTCTGCCCGGAGAGTCCAGCTGGCTCAGCTGAAGAGCCAGAGTGCAGGAAGAGGATCGGGGGACACCTCCTCTCCTTGGTTCACGCCGCCCACCTCCATGACTCAGATCTGTCTGGGCTCCTCTGCAAACCTGAGCGACGACATGAAGGAGATGACGGCCGGCTGGAGGCAGGCGGTGCGAGGCGGCTCCCAGAGAAGAGGAAGGGCGGTGGGCCGCTGCGTGGATGTGGCCTGCTCTGGTACCCAGACCCAAACGGAGCCACAGATGGTCAGTGTCGGTCAACAAACAGATGGGACTCCGGGGTCTGTGGTGAGGAGCAGCCCCTCCAGAGTCCCAGGATCCTCGCTGCTCTCAGCCCGCCCTCAGAACATCTCCGCCTCTCTGGATGGGATAGCAGGCCGGGTGGAGAGGTCCAGAACCTCCTCTCCTAAACTTTACCGTAGACATTCCTCCCTGCCCCTCTCCACCAGCCTAACCTCCTCCACCCCCAAAGATCAAACTCTGTGGAGTTTGTCGCGCCAAAACCACTCTGGCCTGAGATCCGGCCCAGGGCAGAACAGCAGCACCAAGCCACCCAGCAGGTCTGCAGGCGCCAACCGGTGTGGCCTGGTAACAGAGTTCCTGCGCAGAGTGAGCGGCCGGGCGGACAAAACGGCATCAGAGTCAGGGCAGAAGGGCAAGGGCGGCGCCAAAAACCTGGAGCGCGTTCCGCCGAAACCTCATGCTGCAGCGTTGCACAGGAACGACAGCGTGACCAGGATAGTAAACCAGAGGTTCATGAAGCAGAGAGAAGAGACCAGCAGGGCTCAGGGAGAGGACAAGGGCAGCGGGCCGAGCCACAGAACCAGACAGAGCAGCAGCACCGTCACTACAGAG GATTTTACGTTTTTATGTGTGTTGAATCCTCCCAAAGTTTCAAGAAACGTCCTGgcaaaataa
- the c7h6orf226 gene encoding uncharacterized protein C6orf226 homolog, with the protein MELVFSRFESYNFESDPRFMDGLKTLKKTTDKSGEENQLLDLKLFFYNRFVEPIERSSYKQWSSAPHPPSTFTPEHKDQISLQSEDQSRGTCTNSQSRQLSFAEVMQLVQEGKEVPGVTKLDVHASNQSPTPSQMERRQKPWETSPP; encoded by the exons ATGGAGTTAGTTTTCTCACGATTTGAATCTTACAACTTTGAGTCTGATCCGCGTTTTATGGACGGACTGAAGACTCTGAAGAAAACAACCGACAAAAGCGGAGAAGAAAACCAGCTGCTCGACCTGAAACTCTTCTTTTATAACAG GTTTGTTGAGCCGATAGAACGGAGCAGCTATAAACAGTGGAGTTCCGCTCCTCATCCTCCATCGACCTTCACCCCTGAGCACAAAGACCAGATTAGCCTCCAGAGTGAAGACCAGAGCAGAGGAACGTGCACCAACTCACAGAGCAGACAGCTGTCCTTCGCAGAGGTGATGCAGTTGGTTCAGGAGGGAAAGGAAGTTCCTGGAGTCACAAAACTGGACGTTCACGCCAGCAATCAGAGCCCCACCCCTTCTCAAATGGAGCGGCGGCAGAAGCCCTGGGAAACCTCACCGCCTTAA